A portion of the Bombus pascuorum chromosome 8, iyBomPasc1.1, whole genome shotgun sequence genome contains these proteins:
- the LOC132910034 gene encoding microtubule-actin cross-linking factor 1, isoforms 1/2/3/4 isoform X18, translating into MEFELDGSLKEWVKDKPLSILQLDPADRAVLRIADERDAIQKKTFTKWVNKHLKKTYTCLHVCVLVNNQPCCSPTASRHVGDLFEDLRDGHNLISLLEVLSGEHLPRERGRMRFHMLQNVQMALDFLRYKKIKLVNIRAEDIVDGNPKLTLGLIWTIILHFQSWRRKISDIVVGQESNVTAREALLRWARRSTARYPGVRVTDFTGSWRDGLAFSALIHRNRPDLVDWKGARASQPRERLDRVFYVAEREYGVTRLLDPEDVDTPEPDEKSLITYISSLYDVFPEPPTIHPLYDAEDQRRSEEYRELASSLHMWIREKMCLMQERVFPPTLIEMKNLAAGSTKFKNEEVPPRYRDKQRLSYIFRDLQKYFEAVGEVDIEPHLRIEVIEENWNRLMMLHQEREQAIIDEIKRLERLQRLAEKVHREMKATDNRLEELERRVEDEARRLDRLHPLEAKHAVDLLEQDIRNTEVQIQNIFPDVHTLTEGRYSQAAELRKRVQKLHQRWVALRSLLHKRLVQPLSAVSFPVEERVVTKHRTTVHETRLVDTNPHFRALHDCIDWCKAKIKQLQDADYGSDLPSVQNELEVHQREHKNIEQFHPKVERCVQAKSHFHAEELTLYSQHLTVLQKLHTELLAASNKRLSDLDTLHDFIQSATNELVWLSSKEETEVTRDWSDKNLNVQSIEQYYERTFGSGIESLMSDLEKREIQFSAVQDRGEALVLQHHPAAKTIEAYMSAMQSQWTWLLQLTLCLEVHLKHAAQSQQFFRDVQQAEQWISKRDESLNTIYSQSEFSLDEGERLLKGMQELREELNSYGDHVQKLVDQAKDVVPMKQRRQPVTRPMQVTCVCSYKQVNMSIEKGEQCTLYDNSGRIKWRVKNQEGVESPVPGVCFALQPPDKDALDAAERLRRQYDRSVGLWQRKQLRLRQNMIFATIKVVKGWDLPQFLAMGQDQRTAIRKALNEDAEKLLSEGDPADPQLRRLKRETAEVNKLFDELEKRARAEEESKNAGRIFNEQISAIQEALDEAERVLNTRIAAPLPRDIDSLEHLVLQHKDFEQTLKRQTPDLDKVQQTFRGITLKTPAMRNKLDAVTTKWTNIWNSSNLYIERLKCVEIVLSSLEENTTSVSELEVKLASFDELPPDLKGLQNVLEDLMVLQNAISQQQTAMDKLNEDTQNARHVVEKSRPSHRGSHSDMDRLDDEVNKLNSRWTNLCAQLVERVRSAEAAYGLAQQLEHAYRNEVDFIDESYEKLEVENAKNLLNKVVERAPAIEAVNVTGSRLIREGKIYGQRLRAFTEQLEDICPSLDASVKKPRREFVSTVDDVARDLDTLNKRYTTLVDLLQERVTQLAAQQTEETSQQFQEALEGLQKWLTDTEEMVSNQKSPSSDYNVVKAQLQEQKFLKKMLMDQQNSMSSSYNMGQEVAAEAEPKERKKIEKQLKDLMARFDNLTESAAKRMEALEQAMGVAKQFQDKLIPLQTWLDKTEKRVRDMELVPTDEEKIQQRVTEHDGLHEDILSKKPEFSELTEVASQLMSLVGEDEAAALADKLQDAADRYAALVERSESLGNLLQRSRQGLRHLVLSYQELQAWMEGMEIRLSKYRVLAVHTEKLLQQMEDLADLTEEVSTRQTEVDSTTDTGLELMKHISSDEALQLKDKLDSLQRRFNDLVSRGSDLLKHAQESLPLVQQFHDNHNRLMDWMQAAESALQSAEPREDEIIRLEMEISEYRPVLDKINAVGPQLSQLSPGEGAATIEALVTRDNRRFAAIAEQIQRKAERLQLSKQRSLEVIGDIDDLLEWFHEVDNQLREAEPPSSEPEIIRVQLKEHKALNDDISSQKGRVRDVISTAKKVIRENGQYEDKSTIRENMEDLRETMEIVSGLSMDRLGALEQALPLAEHLRDTHIDLVSWLEEAEQQVAMLPMPALRPDLIAAQQDKNEFLVQSINEHKPLVEKLNKTGEALLKLCNEEEGIKIQDILEADTTRYAALRAELRGRQQTLEQALQESSQFSDKLEGMLRALSSTADQVNGAEPISAHPGRLRDQMEENSALVDELAQRSEAYAAVRRAADDVISKAGNRADPAVKDIKRKLDKLNKLWSDVQKSTTDRGQTLDEALAIAEKFWSELNGVMSTLRELQDALAGQAPPAAQPAAIQQQQVALQEIRHEIDQTKPDVEQVRASGHELMGLCGEPDKPDVRKHIEDLDQAWDNVTALYARREENLIDAMEKAMEFHETLQNLLEFLQEAEDKFSSMGLLGSDIDEVKKQIKQLANFKAEVDPHMVKVEALNRSLIRQAAELTERTSSEQAAAIKEPLGAVNRRWDGLLRGLVERQRLLENALLRLGQFQHALDELLVWIEKTDDTLDNLKAVAGDPQVIEVELAKLKVLVNDIQAHQTSVDTLNDAGRQLIEDGKGTAEASTTAEKLGTLNRRWRDLLQRAADRQRELEDALREAQTFTAEIQDLLSWLGDVDNTIVASKPVGGLPETASEQLERFMEVYNELEQNRLKVESVLQQGQAYLKRADSTSAGGLNHNLRTLKQRWDNVTARASDKKIKLEIALKEATEFHDALQSFVDWLTNAEKILTNLKPVSRVMETILGQIEEHKAFQKDVGVHRETMLNLDKKGTHLKYFSQKQDVILIKNLLISVQHRWERVVSKSAERTRALDHGYKEAREFHDAWSNIMNWLDETEKTLDEVASDGALGGNDPEKIKARLNKHRELQKALSAKQGTYDATMKNGKSLKDKAPKSDEFALKELLNELKNKWTTVCGKCVDRQRKLEEALLFSGQFKDAIQALLEWLSKSEKQLADTGPLYGDLDTVMNLVEQHKTFEKDLESRVSQMESVIKTGRELLAKATPDDASAIGSQLAEINNLWDTVTKLSSDKTERLQEALREAERLHKAVHVLLEWLSDAEMKLRFAGQLPEDEQESRNQLMEHEKFLRELSTKEIEKDQTLELAHVILAKAHPDGALVIKHWITIIQSRWEEVSTWAQQRNQRLENHMRGLQDLDNLLEELLSWLEGLENTLNALEAEPLPDDKATLEMLIVDHREFMENTSRRQNEVDRVCKARQIKSAKDTMKITKAKSPAPTRASPGRERTPDSLPHIGPRFPPKGSKGAEPEFRSPRVKLLWDRWRHVWMLAWERQRRLQDKYNYIQELDRVANFSWEDWRKRFLKFMNHKKSRLTDLFRKMDKNNDGLIPREDFIQGIMNTKFETSRLEMGAVADLFDRHGEGLIDWKEFIAALRPDWEERRTYNDTDKIHDEVKRLVMLCTCRQKFRVFQVGEGKYRFGDSQKLRLVRILRSTVMVRVGGGWVALDEFLLKNDPCRVFLMPIPDPNKPEQHEGWCPLAKGRTNIELREQFILADGVSQTMTAFRSKPSPTSTLQRTPISSANAGPITKVRERSARSVPMGQSRASRSSLSAGTPDSLSDNESSFKLGSARKTSTPYRSSMTPGGSRPSSRPTSRPTSRPTSRPGSRPASRQGSKPPSRYGSTQSLDSTDDSTNVSRIPRRTAVSTTGNTPTSSRHNSVSGKRLSVNGSSSRPRTPTGLVSPASGVPARFGTIHRASSIPTLTGVGTPISRSRIPVYVGTDIKSPQSTTSNISTHSTQSNYSTVSTDSTGSSSMCTNSATNTSSAVKRARTRTPSSGSSTPLPPSLKLSRKPSGASDTSVSTTPATKRKGKPTPIDQRAPFRL; encoded by the exons ACTTACACGTGCCTACACGTGTGCGTCCTTGTGAACAACCAACCATGCTGTTCCCCCACT GCCAGCAGACATGTCGGAGATCTGTTCGAAGACCTGCGGGACGGGCACAACCTCATTTCCTTGCTGGAGGTACTCTCGGGCGAGCATCTT cCGCGAGAGAGAGGTCGGATGCGTTTCCACATGCTGCAGAATGTACAAATGGCTCTTGACTTTTTGCGCTATAAGAAGATCAAGCTCGTTAATATTCGTGCTGAAGACATTGTCGATGGAAACCCAAAGTTGACTCTAGGTTTGATATGGACCATCATACTTCACTTCCAG AGCTGGCGTCGCAAG aTATCCGATATTGTAGTGGGTCAGGAATCGAACGTGACTGCCCGTGAAGCTCTTCTGAGATGGGCCAGACGATCGACGGCGCGTTATCCTGGAGTGCGCGTTACGGACTTTACCGGATCGTGGAGGGATGGGCTAGCTTTCAGCGCATTAATCCATCGAAACAGACCAGATCTGGTCGATTGGAAAGGTGCTCGTGCTAGTCAACCACGAGAGCGGCTCGATCGGGTCTTCTACGTCGCGGAGCGCGAGTATGGCGTTACGAGGCTTCTCGATCCTGAAG ATGTGGACACTCCTGAACCGGATGAGAAGTCCTTGATAACGTACATCTCTTCGCTCTACGACGTGTTCCCGGAGCCGCCAACGATTCACCCGTTGTACGATGCCGAGGACCAGAGGCGCTCGGAGGAATATAGAGAGCTAGCTAGTTCCCTCCACATGTGGATCCGCGAAAAGATGTGCCTGATGCAGGAACGTGTCTTCCCGCCGACCttaatagaaatgaaaaatttggcGGCCGGCAGCACGAAATTCAAGAATGAGGAAGTACCGCCCAGATACAGAGACAAGCAACGACTTTCTTACATCTTCAGGGATTTGCAAAAGTACTTCGAAGCGGTCGGTGAGGTGGACATTGAACCTCACTTACGTATCGAGGTTATTGAAGAAAATTGGAATAGATTGATGATGCTGCATCAGGAAAGAGAACAGGCGATAATCGACGAAATTAAACG ACTCGAACGACTGCAACGACTAGCAGAGAAAGTGCACAGAGAGATGAAGGCGACCGACAATCGATTGGAGGAGCTCGAGAGACGAGTGGAGGACGAAGCCAGACGTCTCGATCGACTTCATCCTCTGGAAGCGAAACATGCGGTGGATCTTTTGGAACAGGATATTCGTAACACCGAGGTCCAGatccaaaatatttttccagacGTGCATACACTTACCGAGGGGCGATACAGTCAGGCGGCCGAACTTCGCAAAAG AGTTCAGAAGCTACATCAACGGTGGGTCGCCCTGCGATCTCTTCTTCATAAACGTTTGGTACAGCCGCTGTCGGCCGTATCTTTCCCGGTAGAAGAACGCGTCGTTACGAAACACCGTACTACCGTCCATGAAACCCGATTGGTCGACACCAATCCACATTTCCGTGCGTTACACGACTGCATCGACTGGTGTAAGGCGAAGATCAAACAGCTCCAGGATGCAGACTATGGCTCCGATTTACCTAGCGTGCAGAACGAACTGGAGGTTCACCAAAGGGAACACAAGAATATCGAGCAGTTCCATCCTAAAGTGGAGAGATGTGTGCAGGCTAAGAGCCACTTTCACGCCGAGGAACTGACATTGTATAGCCAACATCTAACTGTTCTTCAAAAACTTCACACTGAATTATTGGCGGCCTCGAATAAGAGACTTTCCGATTTGGACACTCTACATGACTTTATACAATCGGCGACTAATGAACTAGTTTGGCTGAGTTCTAAGGAGGAGACGGAGGTGACACGCGATTGGAGTGACAAGAATTTGAATGTGCAAAGTATCGAGCAGTATTACGAg CGTACGTTTGGATCTGGTATAGAG TCCCTTATGAGTGACCTAGAGAAGCGGGAGATTCAATTCTCCGCGGTGCAAGATCGAGGCGAAGCTCTGGTCCTTCAACATCATCCCGCCGCGAAAACCATCGAAGCTTACATGTCCGCTATGCAGAGTCAATGGACCTGGCTTCTTCAATTAACTCTTTGTCTAGAAGTCCATCTGAAACACGCAGCACAGAGTCAACAATTTTTCCGGGATGTTCAACAGGCTGAACAGTGGATCTCGAAGAGAGATGAATCACTCAACACCATTTATTCCCAATCAGAATTCTCCTTGGACGAGGGTGAACGTTTATTGAAGGGTATGCAAGAACTACGCGAAGAATTGAATAGTTACGGCGATCATGTGCAGAAACTGGTTGATCAAGCGAAGGACGTGGTTCCTATGAAGCAACGTCGACAGCCCGTGACACGACCTATGCAAGTTACATGTGTCTGCAGCTACAAACAAGTTAAT ATGTCGATTGAGAAGGGCGAACAATGTACGTTATACGACAACTCTGGTAGGATAAAATGGCGCGTAAAGAATCAAGAGGGCGTCGAGTCCCCTGTTCCAGGCGTCTGCTTTGCTCTTCAGCCACCTGACAAGGATGCTCTCGATGCTGCAGAAAGATTGCGACGACAATATGACCGAAGTGTTGGATTATGGCAACGGAAACAGCTTCGATTACGACAAAACATGATTTTCGCGACCATCAAAGTGGTCAAAGGCTGGGATCTACCGCAGTTCTTGGCTATGGGCCAGGATCAGAGAACTGCTATCAGAAAAGCCTTAAACGAGGATGCTGAGAAATTGCTGTCCGAGGGCGACCCTGCTGATCCACAATTGAGGCGACTGAAGCGAGAAACGGCCGAAGTGAACAAATTGTTTGATGAACTAGAGAAACGTGCCAGAGCGGAGGAAGAGTCAAAGAACGCGGGACGTATTTTCAACGAACAGATTTCTGCCATTCAAGAAGCATTAGACGAAGCAGAGAGAGTTCTGAACACTCGCATAGCTGCGCCATTGCCGAGAGACATCGACAGCTTAGAACATCTGGTTCTGCAACACAAAGATTTTGAACAAACTCTCAAACGTCAAACGCCAGATCTAGATAAAGTTCAACAAACTTTCCGTGGTATTACTTTGAAGACTCCAGCCATGAGAAACAAGCTCGACGCTGTTACCACCAAATGGACAAATATTTGGAACTCAAGCAATCTGTACATCGAGCGGCTAAAGTGTGTTGAGATCGTGCTTTCTAGTCTTGAGGAGAACACAACCTCGGTATCCGAATTGGAAGTGAAATTGGCGTCGTTTGACGAGCTGCCACCGGATCTGAAGGGATTACAGAATGTACTAGAAGATCTGATGGTGCTTCAAAATGCCATCTCTCAACAGCAAACTGCAATGGATAAACTGAACGAAGATACGCAGAACGCAAGACACGTTGTTGAAAAGTCGAGACCAAGTCATCGTGGCTCTCATTCTGATATGGATCGCTTAGACGATGAAGTGAACAAACTAAACTCCAGATGGACCAATCTATGTGCTCAGTTGGTTGAAAGAGTTCGCAGCGCGGAAGCAGCCTATGGCCTAGCTCAACAGTTAGAACATGCCTACCGTAACGAGGTCGACTTCATTGACGAATCGTACGAAAAACTCGAAGTGGAGAATGCGAAG AATCTATTGAACAAGGTGGTAGAACGAGCGCCGGCGATCGAAGCAGTAAATGTGACAGGCAGTCGATTGATTCGCGAAGGAAAG ATCTACGGACAAAGGCTTCGAGCGTTCACGGAACAGCTGGAAGATATCTGCCCGTCTTTGGATGCTTCGGTGAAAAAACCGCGACGAGAGTTCGTCTCAACGGTTGACGACGTCGCTCGTGATCTAGATACTCTGAACAAGAGGTACACCACGCTCGTGGATCTTCTTCAGGAACGGGTTACACAGCTGGCAGCGCAACAAACCGAGGAGACATCTCAACAG TTCCAGGAGGCTCTGGAGGGTCTTCAGAAATGGCTGACGGACACAGAGGAAATGGTATCCAACCAGAAATCACCATCATCGGATTACAACGTAGTCAAGGCGCAATTACAAGAGCAAAAATTCCTGAAGAAGATGCTAATGGACCAGCAAAACTCAATGTCCTCCTCGTACAATATGGGCCAAGAAGTGGCGGCTGAGGCGGAGCCTAAGGAACGGAAGAAGATCGAGAAACAACTGAAAGATTTGATGGCAAGATTTGATAATCTTACGGAAAGTGCTGCTAAGAGAATGGAAGCACTTGAACAAGCGATGGGAGTAGCGAAACAGTTCCAGGATAAACTGATACCACTTCAAACTTGGCTGGACAAGACCGAAAAACGCGTAAGAGATATGGAGTTGGTTCCAACGGACGAGGAAAAAATCCAGCAACGCGTTACCGAACACGATGGCCTTCACGAGGATATTCTGTCAAAGAAACCTGAATTCAGTGAACTTACAGAGGTTGCTAGTCAACTAATGTCTCTGGTAGGCGAAGATGAAGCCGCTGCTTTGGCTGACAAACTTCAGGATGCGGCTGATAGATACGCTGCATTGGTCGAACGATCGGAATCTCTTGGTAACTTGCTTCAACGTTCGAGACAGGGTTTACGTCATCTGGTACTCAGTTATCAAGAACTTCAGGCTTGGATGGAGGGTATGGAAATCAGATTGTCGAAATACAGAGTGCTGGCAGTGCATACGGAGAAGCTTCTTCAACAAATGGAAGACCTAGCTGACTTGACCGAAGAGGTTTCGACTCGACAGACAGAAGTAGACAGTACCACCGATACTGGATTGGAATTAATGAAACACATATCGAGCGACGAGGCGCTTCAATTGAAAGATAAACTCGATTCTTTGCAACGGCGATTTAATGATTTGGTTAGTCGAGGTTCCGACTTGCTGAAGCACGCGCAAGAGTCTCTTCCATTGGTGCAACAATTCCATGATAATCATAATCGTTTAATGGATTGGATGCAAGCTGCAGAATCGGCTCTGCAATCAGCCGAACCTCGCGAAGATGAAATTATTAGATTAGAAATGGAGATATCGGAATATAGACCAGTTCTAGACAAGATCAACGCCGTTGGACCGCAGTTGTCTCAGTTATCTCCGGGTGAAGGGGCAGCGACTATCGAAGCTCTAGTCACCAGAGACAACAGGAGATTCGCCGCCATTGCCGAGCAGATTCAACGAAAGGCTGAGAGGCTTCAGCTGAGTAAGCAACGTTCGCTGGAAGTGATCGGTGATATTGACGATTTACTAGAATGGTTCCATGAAGTGGATAATCAATTAAGGGAAGCAGAACCACCAAGCAGCGAACCGGAAATCATCAGGGTACAATTGAAGGAGCATAAAGCCTTGAACGACGACATATCCAGTCAGAAAGGACGTGTTAGGGATGTGATATCCACAGCAAAGAAGGTGATCCGTGAAAATGGTCAATACGAGGACAAATCTACGATCAGAGAAAATATGGAGGACTTACGAGAAACCATGGAAATTGTTTCCGGTCTTTCAATGGATAGACTCGGTGCTTTGGAACAAGCTTTGCCATTGGCTGAACATTTACGCGACACTCACATTGATTTAGTCAGCTGGTTAGAAGAGGCTGAACAACAAGTCGCAATGCTTCCTATGCCTGCGTTAAGACCCGATCTAATAGCCGCCCAACAGGACAAGAACGAGTTCCTCGTGCAGAGCATCAACGAACACAAACCTTTGGTCGAGAAGTTGAACAAAACTGGTGAAGCATTGTTGAAGCTGTGCAACGAAGAAGAAGGTATCAAAATACAGGACATATTGGAAGCAGACACCACTCGATATGCAGCCCTCAGAGCAGAACTTCGTGGTCGACAGCAGACTCTCGAACAGGCACTTCAGGAATCTTCTCAGTTCTCCGACAAGCTGGAAGGAATGCTGCGTGCTCTCTCATCAACTGCCGATCAAGTAAATGGCGCCGAACCGATCAGCGCTCATCCTGGTCGGTTAAGAGATCAGATGGAAGAGAATTCCGCTCTGGTCGACGAATTGGCTCAAAGATCCGAGGCCTATGCGGCTGTGAGGAGGGCCGCCGATGACGTGATCAGCAAGGCAGGTAACAGAGCTGATCCAGCCGTAAAGGACATCAAACGGAAGCTGGACAAATTGAACAAACTATGGAGCGACGTGCAAAAGTCGACGACCGACAGAGGTCAAACGTTAGACGAAGCTTTGGCGATCGCCGAAAAATTCTGGTCCGAGTTGAATGGCGTGATGTCTACTCTGCGAGAGCTTCAGGATGCTCTTGCTGGTCAGGCGCCACCAGCAGCTCAACCTGCTGCCATCCAACAGCAACAGGTTGCCTTGCAGGAGATTAGGCACGAAATCGACCAAACGAAACCAGATGTCGAGCAAGTACGAGCTTCTGGTCACGAGTTGATGGGTCTTTGTGGTGAGCCAGACAAACCAGATGTTAGAAAGCATATCGAAGATTTGGATCAAGCCTGGGATAATGTGACTGCCCTATATGCCAGAAGAGAGGAAAATCTGATCGATGCTATGGAGAAAGCCATGGAGTTCCACGAGACCTTGCAAAATCTTCTGGAGTTCCTACAAGAAGCCGAGGACAAGTTCTCCAGTATGGGACTGCTAGGAAGCGATATCGACGAAGTTAAAAAACAGATCAAACAATTGGCCAATTTCAAAGCCGAAGTAGATCCTCACATGGTCAAGGTCGAAGCTCTAAACAG GAGTCTGATAAG ACAAGCTGCCGAACTGACAGAGAGAACGTCCTCGGAACAAGCTGCAGCCATCAAAGAACCGCTTGGTGCCGTTAACAGACGGTGGGACGGACTGCTTCGAGGCCTCGTGGAGAGGCAAAGGCTCTTGGAGAACGCGTTACTACGTCTAGGACAATTCCAGCATGCTCTAGACGAATTGCTGGTATGGATCGAGAAGACGGACGACACTTTGGACAACTTGAAGGCCGTGGCCGGTGATCCTCAAGTGATCGAAGTGGAATTAGCTAAACTGAAAGTACTTGTAAATGATATTCAAGCCCATCAGACCAGCGTGGACACTCTGAACGACGCTGGAAGACAGTTAATAGAGGATGGAAAGGGAACAGCCGAAGCTTCGACGACTGCTGAGAAATTGGGTACTTTGAATCGTCGTTGGCGCGATTTGTTGCAACGTGCTGCTGATCGTCAACGAGAATTGGAAGATGCGCTTAGAGAAGCGCAAACCTTTACGGCGGAGATACAGGACCTTTTGTCTTGGCTGGGTGATGTGGACAACACTATAGTAGCTTCAAAACCTGTTGGAGGATTGCCGGAAACAGCTTCAGAACAGTTAGAACGCTTTATGGAAGTGTACAACGAATTGGAACAAAATCGTTTGAAAGTTGAATCGGTTCTTCAACAAGGACAAGCGTACTTGAAGCGTGCTGATTCTACTAGTGCCGGTGGTCTGAATCACAACTTGAGGACTTTGAAACAACGATGGGATAATGTGACTGCTCGCGCAAGTGATAAAAAGATCAAGCTCGAGATCGCTCTGAAAGAGGCTACAGAGTTCCACGATGCACTTCAATCGTTTGTCGATTGGTTAACCAACGCGGAGAAGATTCTGACGAATCTGAAACCTGTGTCGAGGGTAATGGAAACTATCCTCGGACAGATAGAGGAACACAAAGCGTTTCAGAAGGACGTTGGAGTTCATCGTGAGACTATGCTGAACCTCGATAAGAAGGGCACGCATTTGAAATACTTTTCACAGAAACAGGACGTGATTCTAATCAAAAACTTGTTGATAAGTGTGCAACACAGATGGGAAAGAGTAGTTTCGAAGTCTGCAGAGAGAACCAGGGCTCTTGATCACGGATACAAAGAGGCCAGAGAATTCCACGATGCTTGGTCCAATATAATGAACTGGCTCGACGAAACGGAGAAAACTTTGGACGAGGTTGCCAGTGATGGCGCCCTTGGAGGAAATGATCCAGAGAAGATCAAGGCCAGACTGAATAAGCATCGTGAATTGCAGAAAGCTCTCAGCGCCAAACAGGGTACCTATGACGCAActatgaaaaatggaaaatcatTAAAAGACAAAGCGCCTAAAAGTGATGAATTTGCTTTGAAAGAACTTTTGAATGAGTTGAAGAACAAGTGGACCACTGTTTGTGGTAAGTGCGTGGATAGACAGAGGAAGCTCGAGGAAGCATTGTTGTTCTCGGGACAATTCAAGGACGCTATTCAGGCGTTGCTGGAATGGCTTAGTAAGTCTGAGAAGCAGCTGGCAGACACCGGTCCACTTTATGGCGACCTTGACACTGTAATGAATTTGGTTGAACAACATAAGACCTTCGAGAAGGATCTCGAATCCAGAGTCTCTCAGATGGAATCCGTAATCAAAACGGGTCGCGAGCTTCTTGCTAAGGCGACGCCTGATGATGCATCTGCTATAGGATCACAGCTtgctgaaataaataatctttggGACACGGTAACCAAGTTGTCCTCTGACAAGACTGAACGACTCCAAGAAGCCCTCAGAGAGGCTGAACGCCTTCACAAGGCAGTTCACGTACTTCTGGAGTGGCTGAGCGATGCTGAAATGAAGCTGAGATTTGCTGGACAGTTGCCGGAAGATGAACAGGAGAGCAGGAATCAGTTGATGGAACACGAAAAGTTCTTGCGTGAATTAAGCACcaaggaaattgaaaaagatcAAACTTTGGAGCTGGCTCACGTGATTCTTGCAAAGGCACACCCTGATGGAGCTTTGGTTATCAAACATTGGATCACGATTATTCAATCCAGATGGGAAGAGGTTTCCACCTGGGCCCAACAAAGGAATCAAAGATTGGAGAATCATATGCGAGGACTTCAG GACCTCGACAATCTTCTGGAAGAACTACTGTCATGGTTAGAAGGTTTGGAGAACACTCTCAACGCTCTTGAAGCTGAGCCTCTACCAGACGATAAAGCTACTTTAGAAATGCTGATTGTGGATCACAGAGAATTTATGGAGAACACCAGTCGAAGACAGAACGAAGTTGACCGCGTCTGTAAAGCCAGACAGATCAAATCTGCGAAAGATACGATGAAGATAACGAAGGCTAAGTCACCTGCCCCAAC CCGAGCCAGCCCAGGCCGTGAGAGAACGCCCGATTCGTTGCCGCACATCGGCCCACGGTTCCCACCCAAAGGAAG CAAAGGTGCCGAACCGGAGTTCCGTAGTCCGAGAGTAAAACTGCTGTGGGACAGGTGGAGACACGTTTGGATGTTGGCGTGGGAACGTCAACGTCGTTTACAGGataagtataattatatcCAAGAACTGGACCGTGTCGCAAACTTCAGCTGGGAGGATTGGCGCAAGAGA TTCCTGAAATTCATGAACCACAAAAAGTCCAGATTAACAGATCTCTTCAGGAAAATGGATAAGAATAACGACGGACTGATTCCACGCGAGGACTTCATTCAAGGAATCATGAACACTA AATTCGAGACTTCACGGTTAGAAATGGGAGCGGTCGCAGATTTGTTCGATCGCCACGGTGAAGGATTGATAGATTGGAAGGAATTCATCGCGGCTCTAAGACCAGACTGGGAGGAACgcagaacgtataacgacactGACAAGATTCACGATGAAGTAAAACGATTGGTGATGCTTTGTACTTGTCGCCAGAAATTCCGTGTATTTCAAGTTGGCGAAGGAAAATATAGG TTTGGAGACAGTCAGAAGTTGCGGTTGGTACGGATTCTACGATCGACCGTGATGGTACGAGTCGGTGGTGGATGGGTAGCATTGGacgaatttctattaaaaaatgatccTTGCCGCG TTTTTCTAATGCCGATACCGGACCCTAACAAACCGGAACAACATGAGGGTTGGTGTCCGCTCG CCAAGGGAAGAACGAATATCGAGCTGCGAGAACAATTCATATTGGCGGATGGCGTCAGCCAGACAATGACGGCGTTCAGATCGAAACCGAGCCCAACCTCGACGCTGCAGCGTACGCCAATCTCATCCGCGAATGCCGGACCCATCACCAAG GTGAGGGAACGCAGCGCTCGCAGCGTTCCCATGGGACAATCGCGAGCATCGCGCTCATCGTTGAGCGCCGGAACGCCGGACAGCCTAAGCGACAACGAGAGCTCTTTCAAGCTTGGCTCCGCCAGAAAAACAAGTACACCCTACAGAAGCTCTATGACACCGG GCGGTAGTCGACCATCCAGTAGGCCAACTTCGAGACCAACATCCAGACCAACCAGTAGACCCGGAAGTAGGCCCGCATCCAGGCAAGGAAGCAAACCACCGAGTCGCTATGGTTCCACACAGTCGTTAGATAGCACTG aTGATTCGACCAATGTGAGCCGCATTCCACGTAGAACGGCAGTGAGCACGACAGGGAATACTCCCACTTCTAGCAGACACAATAGCGTGTCAGGAAAGCGCTTATCGGTGAACGGTTCGAGTTCACGACCTCGAACGCCCACCGGCCTGGTTAGTCCTGCCAGTGGTGTTCCAGCGAG gTTTGGCACGATCCATAGAGCTTCGAGCATTCCAACCCTGACTGGTGTCGGCACACCGATCAG CCGTTCGAGGATCCCCGTATATGTGGGCACGGATATAAAATCCCCACAATCGACGACCAGCAATATTTCCACTCATTCTACGCAAAGCAACTACTCGACGGTTTCTACCGATTCTACCGG GAGCAGCTCGATGTGTACAAATTCAGCAACTAACACCTCGTCGGCCGTTAAGCGAGCTAG AACAAGGACACCGTCCAGTGGGTCGAGCACGCCACTGCCGCCTTCTTTGAAACTATCCAGGAAACCTTCTGGAGCATCGGATACGTCCGTATCGACCACACCGGCCACTAAACGAAAAGGCAAACCAACGCCGATCGACCAACGGGCGCCATTCCGATTGTAG